From a single Nostoc sp. MS1 genomic region:
- a CDS encoding gluconate 2-dehydrogenase subunit 3 family protein, giving the protein MAVQILELNDQYVLNYCTKYLARKNPEPRNNFGQFTDNDIRSQVAESWRFPIIDTYSDGSDSVKNYDLNRVTFVYQISGTTAPKNISVIGTFSNLFEPIPLKNVKFLGEATSYYALTVLVPKAEVHTYKFVVDGQFIPDPINPQRAVLDNAQIWSRFFTNYCTQPLNFDDWEYVILQRLVDHILPFRTQEGQNFVNRYFSNIDRQSKDNQYPYAYRLDESVGAANFIDNILAREENHHLIDYKICLEQIDRILRQRNPFIEPREMSREMYVDLYNEMTLDKVNGWDYSKYGSPLFFLQLLRRHTYTGAFSHPKYGGNIGAAGWAYLAERLTNEQGKTLFNWRKAIEKPLGVNSDYHG; this is encoded by the coding sequence ATGGCTGTACAAATTCTGGAATTAAATGACCAGTACGTACTCAACTACTGCACTAAATATCTTGCAAGAAAAAACCCAGAACCTCGGAATAATTTTGGGCAATTTACTGATAATGATATTCGTTCTCAGGTTGCTGAATCCTGGCGCTTTCCTATTATTGATACCTACAGCGATGGCAGCGATTCTGTCAAAAATTATGACTTGAATCGTGTAACATTTGTCTACCAAATTTCAGGAACAACAGCCCCCAAAAACATTTCTGTGATTGGTACATTTTCTAACCTTTTTGAACCAATCCCTTTAAAAAATGTCAAATTTTTGGGTGAAGCTACAAGTTATTATGCACTAACAGTTTTAGTACCTAAAGCTGAAGTACACACTTATAAATTTGTTGTTGATGGTCAATTTATTCCTGACCCCATTAATCCTCAAAGAGCCGTCCTTGATAATGCTCAAATCTGGTCACGCTTTTTTACTAATTACTGCACTCAGCCTCTCAACTTCGATGATTGGGAGTACGTCATTTTACAACGATTAGTTGACCATATTTTGCCCTTCCGTACCCAAGAAGGGCAAAACTTTGTTAACCGTTATTTCAGCAACATAGACCGACAATCAAAAGACAATCAATACCCCTACGCCTATCGTTTAGATGAATCTGTAGGCGCTGCCAATTTTATTGATAATATTTTGGCACGAGAAGAAAACCACCATTTGATTGACTACAAAATTTGTCTAGAACAAATAGACCGCATTCTCAGACAGCGTAATCCTTTTATAGAACCAAGAGAAATGTCAAGAGAAATGTATGTCGATTTGTACAATGAAATGACTCTAGACAAAGTAAATGGCTGGGACTACAGCAAATATGGTAGTCCTTTGTTCTTCCTGCAATTGTTACGTCGTCACACCTATACAGGCGCATTTTCTCATCCTAAATATGGCGGTAATATAGGCGCGGCTGGATGGGCTTATCTAGCAGAAAGATTAACAAACGAGCAAGGCAAAACCCTCTTTAACTGGCGCAAAGCCATAGAAAAACCCTTGGGTGTCAATAGCGATTATCACGGTTAA
- a CDS encoding GMC family oxidoreductase has protein sequence METKFDVVIIGSGAGGAPIAHTLVKAGKSVLILEKGPMLKPQYQNPDKLSDFKRDELFADGPEKRINVPGVSNKGEAFYSSHVEPDINDEPHIYEEADGRTLATIEGYTAHVVGGGTQLYGAVSLRFSPLDFRLQSFNAGRTDIKNDPNGDVQTEARDWPISYEDLEPYYTKTEFLVGINGTVTNQLKPFSGDKYQPPLEPNPISGYAKTGLEWLGKNTNNRQPVLPYRTPLAVITRDHEPSGRKVPSDPETIKTSYVNRYGCPLGLKSNTWVSLLSPIANSPNFEIRTNCFVTRLETQGARVSRVVYLDPSGQERSVEGKLVVVACSAIESIRLLKISGLADAEFGRRINQNDLLGKYFLTHCFGGASAIVPNRSDKSIALDADWAIDCCATEEFLKSKGLWAGGAIYNNTSDRALPISIGRNHRSTDLDTLWKGFIEDTNLVGDSLAQFLDNTFGKGLSVSFMANQLPLKRNRIELHPTVKDKWGLPVAFIRKVWHPHDQYLMTTLAQCCGDVLRRGVDPANGSFAIEGQGGVHQAPNGIARIANHILGGARFGTDRNDSVLDPNCRAWDFDNLYITDGSFMPTSGGANPTLTIQANSFRVADELLKRL, from the coding sequence ATGGAAACAAAATTTGATGTAGTGATTATAGGTAGTGGTGCTGGTGGTGCGCCTATTGCTCACACTTTAGTTAAAGCTGGTAAGTCAGTGCTAATTCTGGAAAAGGGGCCGATGTTAAAACCCCAATATCAGAATCCTGATAAATTAAGTGATTTCAAGCGTGATGAACTTTTCGCCGATGGGCCAGAAAAACGTATTAATGTTCCTGGTGTGAGTAACAAAGGAGAAGCTTTTTACTCTAGCCATGTAGAGCCAGATATTAACGACGAACCGCACATATACGAAGAAGCCGATGGTAGAACTCTGGCGACTATCGAAGGCTATACGGCTCACGTAGTTGGTGGTGGGACACAACTCTATGGTGCTGTGTCTTTGCGATTTTCACCTCTAGATTTCCGTTTGCAGAGCTTCAATGCTGGACGGACAGATATTAAGAATGACCCCAATGGTGATGTCCAGACAGAAGCCAGAGACTGGCCTATTAGTTATGAAGATTTAGAGCCTTACTATACCAAAACAGAATTTTTGGTAGGTATTAACGGAACCGTTACCAACCAACTCAAGCCTTTTAGTGGTGATAAATATCAGCCACCTCTAGAACCAAATCCAATTAGCGGCTATGCGAAAACAGGTCTGGAATGGTTGGGGAAAAATACTAATAATCGTCAGCCTGTACTCCCCTACCGCACACCATTAGCAGTCATTACCCGTGACCATGAACCAAGCGGACGGAAAGTTCCTAGCGACCCTGAAACCATTAAAACTAGCTATGTCAACCGCTACGGCTGTCCTTTGGGGTTAAAATCTAATACTTGGGTGTCATTGCTCAGTCCTATCGCCAACAGCCCCAATTTTGAGATTCGCACTAACTGTTTTGTTACTCGCTTAGAAACTCAAGGCGCTAGAGTTAGTCGAGTAGTTTATCTTGACCCCAGTGGCCAAGAACGCTCTGTGGAAGGCAAGTTGGTCGTAGTAGCTTGTTCTGCTATTGAGTCAATTCGCCTATTGAAAATATCTGGTTTGGCTGATGCAGAATTTGGTCGCCGCATCAACCAAAACGACCTTCTGGGCAAATATTTCCTAACTCACTGCTTTGGTGGAGCCAGTGCAATTGTGCCTAACCGTAGTGATAAATCTATAGCTCTTGATGCCGACTGGGCAATTGATTGTTGTGCTACGGAGGAGTTTCTCAAAAGTAAAGGACTTTGGGCTGGTGGTGCTATTTATAACAACACCTCAGACCGTGCCTTACCCATATCTATAGGACGTAATCATCGTAGTACCGACCTAGACACCCTATGGAAAGGGTTTATTGAAGATACGAATTTAGTCGGTGATAGTTTAGCTCAATTTTTAGACAACACCTTCGGTAAAGGCTTATCGGTAAGTTTCATGGCTAATCAGTTGCCTTTGAAGCGTAACCGGATTGAACTGCATCCCACAGTCAAGGATAAATGGGGTTTACCTGTAGCCTTTATTAGAAAGGTATGGCATCCCCATGACCAATACTTAATGACGACATTGGCACAATGTTGTGGTGATGTCTTGAGACGTGGTGTTGACCCGGCAAACGGTAGTTTTGCGATCGAGGGACAAGGGGGAGTACATCAGGCTCCTAATGGAATTGCGCGAATTGCCAACCATATTCTCGGCGGCGCACGCTTTGGTACAGACCGCAACGACTCAGTTTTAGACCCCAATTGCCGCGCTTGGGATTTTGACAATCTCTACATCACAGATGGTTCTTTTATGCCAACCTCTGGCGGTGCTAACCCCACCTTGACCATCCAAGCCAATTCCTTCCGCGTTGCTGACGAATTACTCAAGAGGCTGTAA